A single window of Romeriopsis navalis LEGE 11480 DNA harbors:
- a CDS encoding TIGR01548 family HAD-type hydrolase, protein MIVLFDIDGVIRDVGGSYRRALADTVEHFTQGQFRPTPEEIDALKGEGCWNNDWEASQEFTYRYFEAQGQSRSDIPLPYTEIVDFFQSKYRGEQAQSDGSLQWTGYICDEPLLAEKAYFEQLTAAHVGWGFFSGATNGSATFVLQERLGLDNPLLIAMDDAPGKPDPAGMFLALERLGLPEEHPVIYVGDTVADMYTIVRARAVQPDRRWIAVGVLPPHVQDGGDRQTQYVEILKQAGAQIVLSNVQELTPELMATV, encoded by the coding sequence ATGATTGTTTTGTTTGATATCGATGGGGTGATCCGCGATGTCGGTGGTTCCTATCGACGTGCTTTGGCGGATACAGTCGAGCATTTTACCCAAGGTCAATTTCGGCCGACTCCCGAGGAGATTGATGCGTTGAAGGGGGAGGGCTGTTGGAATAATGACTGGGAAGCCTCACAGGAATTCACCTATCGCTATTTTGAAGCCCAGGGACAGTCGCGCTCCGATATCCCACTCCCCTACACCGAAATCGTCGATTTCTTCCAATCAAAATATCGGGGTGAGCAGGCCCAAAGTGATGGATCGCTCCAGTGGACTGGCTATATTTGCGATGAGCCATTGCTGGCGGAGAAGGCTTATTTTGAGCAGCTAACCGCAGCGCATGTGGGTTGGGGATTTTTCAGTGGCGCGACGAATGGCTCTGCAACGTTTGTGTTGCAAGAACGGTTGGGCTTGGATAACCCGCTGCTGATTGCGATGGATGACGCCCCAGGAAAACCGGATCCTGCAGGTATGTTTTTGGCTTTAGAGCGTTTAGGCTTGCCTGAGGAGCATCCGGTGATTTATGTGGGCGATACCGTGGCGGATATGTACACGATCGTGCGTGCCCGTGCAGTGCAACCCGATCGGCGGTGGATTGCGGTGGGGGTTTTGCCACCCCATGTTCAAGATGGGGGCGATCGCCAAACTCAGTACGTTGAAATACTCAAGCAAGCTGGGGCGCAGATCGTCTTGAGTAATGTGCAGGAGTTGACTCCAGAACTGATGGCGACGGTCTAA
- a CDS encoding N-acetylmuramoyl-L-alanine amidase produces the protein MKKTFWQALAILLLGVCAFVLSVRVGGAEFVEGNRLPRQVNPIGQKIAQVISNPLQATPAQAQTNDPHGVLNAACAVRPGKPRRPTRKELGPVRVQLGLDRFRRMDASFKDPNVPKEIIALAHPTNFGWRYKFDANGRPANQAPIVVLHETVSSAQSTINFFQTPHPNDADQVSYHVLIDLDGAVIYMVPPDKRAFGAGNSQFNGISVKTNATLSSSVNNFAYHISLVTPRDGRNNKSRHSGYTNAQYDSLAWVLSKTGIPATHITAHKLVDRSGSRSDPRSFDGPKLLNLLKKYPRSADIALSCR, from the coding sequence ATGAAAAAAACGTTCTGGCAAGCATTAGCAATTTTGTTGCTGGGGGTTTGTGCGTTTGTGCTGAGTGTGCGGGTTGGCGGTGCGGAGTTCGTTGAAGGGAACCGGTTGCCCCGTCAGGTAAATCCGATCGGGCAAAAAATTGCGCAGGTAATTTCTAATCCGTTGCAAGCGACGCCAGCACAAGCCCAGACAAATGACCCTCATGGGGTGTTAAATGCCGCCTGTGCCGTGCGGCCGGGCAAACCCCGGCGCCCGACCCGTAAAGAGTTAGGACCGGTGCGTGTGCAATTGGGGCTCGATCGATTTCGCCGTATGGATGCGAGTTTTAAGGATCCGAATGTGCCCAAGGAGATTATTGCTTTAGCCCATCCGACGAATTTTGGTTGGCGCTACAAATTTGATGCGAATGGTCGCCCGGCGAATCAAGCGCCGATCGTGGTGCTGCATGAAACGGTTTCGTCAGCGCAGTCCACGATCAACTTTTTCCAGACGCCCCATCCGAATGATGCCGATCAGGTTAGTTACCATGTGCTGATTGATCTCGATGGTGCCGTCATTTATATGGTGCCGCCGGATAAGCGTGCCTTTGGGGCGGGGAATTCGCAGTTCAATGGGATCTCGGTGAAGACGAACGCGACGTTATCGTCGTCGGTGAATAATTTCGCCTACCATATTTCCCTCGTTACTCCGCGCGATGGTCGCAATAATAAATCGCGGCATAGCGGCTATACCAATGCGCAGTACGATTCGTTGGCTTGGGTATTGTCGAAGACGGGGATTCCCGCAACGCATATAACCGCCCATAAGCTGGTTGATCGGTCCGGTTCTCGTTCTGATCCCCGCAGCTTTGATGGACCAAAGTTGCTGAATTTGTTGAAAAAGTACCCGCGATCGGCTGACATTGCTTTGAGTTGTCGGTAA
- a CDS encoding MotA/TolQ/ExbB proton channel family protein has protein sequence MTTPTSDWFSAGGIVMFPLIGFSILSATLIFERARFWLNVLGRTDRFVREFVATYRRNQIAAFKVLDKNLDLPMGRIFAAALQLEEPNAEEFRLALESAAQAEMPILKRFNTVFETIINLSPLLGLLGTVIGLIRSFASIKSLGDIASNNATGVSGGVSEALVSTATGLGVAIFVLLFANAFRGLYLRQMSLIQEYGGQLELLYRRRIDRRAAPYIP, from the coding sequence ATGACCACACCAACCAGTGATTGGTTCTCCGCCGGCGGGATTGTGATGTTTCCGTTGATCGGGTTTTCCATCCTGTCCGCCACATTAATTTTTGAACGAGCGCGCTTTTGGCTCAATGTCTTAGGTCGAACTGATCGCTTTGTGCGTGAGTTCGTGGCGACTTACCGGCGCAATCAAATCGCCGCTTTTAAGGTACTCGATAAGAACTTAGATCTCCCAATGGGCCGTATTTTTGCAGCGGCCCTACAACTCGAAGAGCCGAATGCCGAAGAGTTTCGACTGGCTTTGGAAAGTGCGGCGCAGGCGGAGATGCCGATTTTAAAGCGCTTCAATACGGTATTCGAAACCATCATTAATCTTTCACCCCTATTAGGTTTACTGGGGACGGTCATCGGATTGATTCGATCGTTTGCTTCGATCAAATCCCTCGGAGACATTGCCAGCAATAATGCGACTGGGGTCTCCGGTGGTGTGAGTGAAGCCCTAGTTTCCACCGCCACGGGTTTGGGCGTCGCGATTTTTGTTTTGCTCTTCGCGAATGCTTTTCGGGGACTTTATTTGCGTCAAATGTCCCTCATTCAGGAATATGGGGGGCAGTTAGAACTGCTATATCGCCGTCGCATCGATCGCCGCGCCGCCCCCTATATTCC